DNA from Fibrobacter sp. UWH6:
ACTGATATGCCAAAGACGCCGAAATCAGCCTTCGGCTCTTAAGCGTTCCGGTGTTGCCAAGGCTGTCAATAGGAAAACTTTCGACTTGGATCAACTCACTGAAGAAAGCGAAGTTATTTCCGAAGATATTACCGAAAATTCCGACATAGCCTACGTAATAAAGTACGTGGGTGTGGTGTATACGAAAAATTGCGTTCTGAAATGCTATCCCAAGTATATCAACAATTGTTCCCTATTACGAGAATGGAATCTACACCAACTACCAAGAAGTTATAGAGACCAATGGTGAAGGCGAAATTGACTGGGACCGAACTATCAACGAGACTTTTGCATACCTCAAGGAAACGTTGATTCCTGATATTGTTTGCAAGGCTTCGGATAATACATTCTGTATTCTTGATGGGAAATACTATTTGAAGACTTATTGACGTTCTTAATACCAAATTCTACAACCATAAATAAAAAAAGACCAGGAAAAATCCTGGTCCTTTTGATTTAGAGCGGAAAAAGGGTCTCGAACCCTCGACATCGACCTTGGGAAGGTCGCGCTCTACCAACTGAGCTACTTCCGCGTTGTCTTGTAATGTAGTAATTTTCTATCATTGTGTCATCTCGTATTGGGGATTATTTATGTCAAATCGTATTGTTGTCGGCGTTTTTGCGGGTGTTTTGTTCGTTGTGGGTTCTGCTTTCGCAGAAAAGTCCATGTGGGACAAGTTTAAGGATTTCTTTAGCCCTACGGAGTCTTTTGACTGCCAGGGGCCCATTTGCGACGAGATTCATGGTCTGGAGTCCAAGATCAGCAAGGTGGAGGGGAAGTATTCCCGCGAACGCCGTCCGGCGAACAAGGAACGGTACAAGAAGGAGCTGGTGGCCCTGGGCGCCTCCCGCGATTCCCTGATTGCGGTGTACAAGAGCCAGCCTGCGGCAAGCCCGAGTTCGTCTGCGGCGATTCCGACGCAGCTTGCGGCACCTCCGAAATCATCGGCGGCAGTTTTGAGTTCTTCTTCTGCGGATCTGGCCTGCAGGGCCGATACGGTCTATGTGCGCGACACGGTGGTGGTCCACGATACCTTGTATGTGGTGGTGACGAACAAGCCTGCGGTACCTGTTGCAGAACCCAACCCTTAGGTTGTATATAAAGTATGCGTTATTCCACCGTCGTCCCCGCCAAATTTATTAGCCGTCCTAACCGGTTTATTGCCCATGTAGAGTTGGGTGGGGTCGATACGGTTGTCCATGTCAAGAACACGGGGCGTTGCAAGGAGCTTCTGGTTCCCGGTTGCACCGTTTATCTTGAGAAGTCGGAGAATCCGGCCCGCAAGACTCCCTACGACTTGATCGCTGTCGAAAAGGGGGACCTGCTGATCAATATGGATAGCCAGGCGCCCAACAAGGTGGCTGCCGAGTGGATCCGCGCCCACGGAGAGATTTTCCCGGGTATCACCTTGCTCCGGCCGGAATTTACTTATGGCAAGTCCCGTTTCGATTTTTATGTGGAGTTCAGCGGCCGAAAGATGTTCGTGGAGGTGAAGGGCTGCACCCTGGAATCCGGGGGCCACGCCAAGTTCCCCGACGCCCCTACGGAACGGGGGGTAAAGCACTTGACGGAGCTGGCGGATATTCTTCGCCATGGGCATCGTGCCGAAGATGGTACCCCTTACGAATGTGGCATCCTGTTCTTGATTCAGATGAAGGGTTGCCGCAAGTTTTCGCCTAACGTAGAGACTCACCCTCAATTTGGAATAGCCTTGAAGGCCGCCCGGGATGCCGGCGTCAAGATTTTTGTGTATGATTGTAAGGTAACGCCGGATACTCTCGTACACGACGCTCCTGTGCCACTGGAAATCTAGGAGGTTCACCATGAATCCGTTTATGAAAATCGCCATCGACGAGGCCCGCGTGGGTATCGAGCATAAGCATGGCGGCCCTTTCGGGGCTGTTGTTGTCAAGGATGGCAAGGTGGTGGGTGCCGGCCACAATCAGGTGCTCAAGAATGCCGACCCTACTTGCCATGGCGAGATGATGGCCATTCGCGACGCCTGCAAGAACCTTGGGACTTTCGACCTGACGGGTTGCGAGATTTATACCACGGGGTACCCTTGCCCTATGTGCATGGGGGCCATTCAGTGGTCTAACATGACCAAGTGCTATTATGCCTGCAACCTGGAAGATACCGAAAAGATCGGGTTCCGCGACGACCAATTCTACAATAATCCCCTGAAGCCCGAGGAGTGCGACCGCGCCGAGGGTCTGGTGCTTTACGAGGAATATGTCAAGAGTACGGATGTCCGTTACTAGGCTAAATTGGGGGCTTTTGTAGGCGGGGCGGTTTGACACCGCCTTTTTTTTTGACTATTGTTTTTTGATGCAATGAAAAAGTATGTTTTCTGTTTGGTTTTGTTGAGTTTCTGCCTTTCTGCGTTTGCAGAGAAGGTGGTGCGCGTGGGGTGTTTCGACTCCCGTTTTTGCCACAGGGATGAATTCGGGCGACTTTCCGGCTATGCGTATGAATTCCAGCGGGATATCGCCACTTACACGGGCTGGCGTTATGAGTATGTAGAGGATAGCTGGCCCAACTTGTTCCAGATGCTCAAGGAGGGCAAGATTGACCTTCTGTCGGATGTGTCCTTTACGGAGGACCGCACCCGCAGCATTCTTTTTTCGTCTTATGCCATGGGTGTAGAAAAGTACCTGCTTTATGCACCCCTGGCGGCGGGGGCCTCCTTTGCCGATGTAAGGAATCTTGAGGGCAAGATTGTGGGGGTCAACAAGGGGAGCGTGCAGGTCGGGATTTTCAAGAAGTGGGAATCCCAGATGGGAATCAAGGCAAAGATTGTGGAACTGGTCGACGACGAGTCGGTGCAGGCGGCCATGCTCAATAGCGGCAAGCTGGATGCCATTGTCAGTGGCGATGCCTATGAGACGGTTGAGCAGATGGTACCTCAGACGGAAATTGGTTCATCTGATATTTTCTTTGGCGTCAACAAGAAACGCCCTGACCTTTTAGAAGAACTGAACCGTGCCATGGCGGCGGTGTTCAGGACCAACGGCTATTACACCCAGGATCTTTACAAGAAGTATGTTGACAATCTCAGGAACAACAAGTTCCTGGACGCAAACGAGCTGGAATGGCTCAAGAAGCGTAGGACCATCAAGGTGGGCTACCGCGACAACTACATGGCCTTTTGCGCCAAGGATGAAAAGACGGGGGAGCTTAAGGGGGCGCTCAGCGATTATCTGAAGATGATGTCTTCGGTGTTCAAGAATGCCTCTATAAAGTTCGAACCGGTGGCTTTTGTTTCGACCCAGGCTTCGCTGGATGCCTTGAAGCGCGGCGACGTGGATTGCGTGTTCCCCATCAACCTGGATCCGTACGATTCCGAAAAGGCGGGGGTCCTTTCTACGAAGTCTTTTGCCGGTACCGACATGTATGCGATTGTCCACAAGGATAACTACAAGAATTTCTCTGTGGTGAACGAGAATGTGGTGGCGGTCAACAAGGATAATCCCAATTACGAAAGTTTCTTGCAGGTACACTTCCCCAAGTGGAAGCCGGTCATTGTGGCGACTACTGACGATGCCTTGAGGTATGTTTCCCAGAAGAAGGCCACGACGCTTCTGGTCAGCAACTTCCGCATCAAGCATTTTGAGCGCAAGCTGGACGAACTCAACTTGTTCGGGATCGCCACCAGCCATATCATGAAGCTTTCTTTTGCGGTTAGGA
Protein-coding regions in this window:
- the sfsA gene encoding DNA/RNA nuclease SfsA, translating into MRYSTVVPAKFISRPNRFIAHVELGGVDTVVHVKNTGRCKELLVPGCTVYLEKSENPARKTPYDLIAVEKGDLLINMDSQAPNKVAAEWIRAHGEIFPGITLLRPEFTYGKSRFDFYVEFSGRKMFVEVKGCTLESGGHAKFPDAPTERGVKHLTELADILRHGHRAEDGTPYECGILFLIQMKGCRKFSPNVETHPQFGIALKAARDAGVKIFVYDCKVTPDTLVHDAPVPLEI
- a CDS encoding nucleoside deaminase, whose amino-acid sequence is MNPFMKIAIDEARVGIEHKHGGPFGAVVVKDGKVVGAGHNQVLKNADPTCHGEMMAIRDACKNLGTFDLTGCEIYTTGYPCPMCMGAIQWSNMTKCYYACNLEDTEKIGFRDDQFYNNPLKPEECDRAEGLVLYEEYVKSTDVRY